One Triticum dicoccoides isolate Atlit2015 ecotype Zavitan chromosome 4B, WEW_v2.0, whole genome shotgun sequence genomic window carries:
- the LOC119291924 gene encoding transcription factor bHLH61-like: MDQLDEQSFLDELMSLRREEAPVPAPAPWQAYPASGMMTTTDLLFYGGEGAAEASSGMDLAGPFQQPMAPPPAAPPHRPHEEFNFDCLSEVCNPYRSCTGGGVPGPGVVHAAGQAYALHDAMAEDHPSCGNLHRGGGSSSSPVPFVFGEGGAGETSEEMTRGVFSGGNPRSKLNRGTTSKNLMAERRRRKRLNDRLSMLRSIVPKISKMDRTSILEDTLDYVNELTERIKTLEEEIGATPEELNLLNTTKNFSSGSSEEMPMRNSTKFIIEKQGDVETRIDICCATSPGVLISTVSALEVLGLEIEQCVVSCFGDFAMQASCSQEEGRSRVTSTDEIKHALFTSAGYGGRCL; the protein is encoded by the exons ATGGATCAGCTTGACGAGCAGTCCTTCCTCGACGAGCTTATGTCGCTGCGCCGGGAGGAGGCGCCGGTGCCGGCTCCGGCTCCGTGGCAGGCGTACCCGGCCAGCGGCATGATGACGACGACCGAcctcctattctacggcggcgagggCGCCGCCGAGGCGAGCAGCGGCATGGACTTGGCCGGGCCCTTTCAGCAGCCCATGGCGCCACCGCCGGCCGCGCCACCGCACCGGCCGCATGAGGAGTTCAACTTCGACTGCCTCAGCGAAGTGTGCAACCCCTACAGGAGCTGCACCGGCGGCGGCGTCCCAGGGCCTGGCGTCGTCCACGCGGCCGGCCAGGCGTATGCCCTCCACGACGCCATGGCGGAGGATCACCCGAGCTGCGGCAACCTGCATCGCGGTGGTGGGTCGTCGTCGTCCCCGGTGCCGTTCGTGTTCGGAGAAGGAGGCGCCGGGGAGACCTCGGAGGAGATGACCAGGGGCGTCTTCTCCGGCGGCAACCCTAGAAGCAAGCTCAACCGCGGCACTACGTCCAAGAACCTCATGGCGGAAAGGCGGCGCCGGAAGCGTCTCAACGACCGCCTCTCCATGCTCCGCTCCATCGTGCCCAAGATCAGCAAG ATGGATAGGACCTCGATCCTTGAGGACACCTTAGACTACGTGAATGAACTAACCGAGCGGATCAAAACCCTCGAGGAGGAGATCGGCGCCACGCCGGAGGAGCTGAACCTGCTGAACACCACGAAGAATTTCTCCAGCGGTAGCAGCGAGGAGATGCCGATGAGGAATTCCACAAAG TTCATCATCGAGAAACAGGGCGATGTCGAAACGAGGATCGACATCTGCTGCGCCACAAGCCCTGGTGTGCTCATCTCGACGGTGAGCGCGCTGGAGGTGCTGGGATTGGAGATTGAGCAGTGCGTTGTCAGCTGTTTCGGTGACTTCGCCATGCAGGCATCCTGCTCACAA gaggaagggagGAGCCGAGTGACAAGCACCGACGAGATCAAGCATGCATTGTTCACGAGTGCAGGCTATGGAGGAAGGTGTCTCTAG